The Pseudomonas sp. MPC6 nucleotide sequence GAGAATTGCGGGGGGGTCTTCAGGAAGGGGGCAGGATTGTAGATATGTGGTGTTTTTCAGGGCCTCTTCGCGAGCAGGGGATCGTCTGTCGTACACAACTTCTGTGTTCACAGATGATCCCCTGTGGGAGCGAGACCGGCTTGCCGGCGAAGGCGGTTTAACAGGCGCTACATATTTTAGCTGGCAGTCGCGAGCAGCAAATCCATCACCGACCGCCCCTGCCCCCGCGCCCTGCCATGGTCATACAACGAACTGGCAATCTCATCCGCACGAATCGGCAGGATCGACAGCAAGGTGTCGCTCAAGCCATGACTGGCCTGGCAGAAGCCCTGCATATAGATGCCGGCCTTGCAGCGCTCGTCGGTGATGAGTTTGTAGTTGCGATCCACTTCGAAATCGCCCAGGTATTGTTCCAGAGGGGCCAGCAGCTTGCGGTGCATCTGCCGCTCGTAACCGGTGGCGAGCACCACGGCATCGTAATGCCGCACCGTGAGTTCGCCGGTGGCGTTGTTGCGCACGGCCAGTTCGATGCCGCGCTCGGTGGCGGTGGCTTTTTCCAGGGTGGTCAGGGTGCGGAAGGCATGACGGGCGATGCCCGAGACTTTCTGTCGGTAGAAAATGCCGTAGATGCGTTCGATCAGGTCGATGTCGACCACCGAATAATTGGTGTTGTGGTACTCGTTGACCAAACGCTCGCGCTCGCTGCTCGCCTGCTGGAACACCAGATCGGTGAACTCCGGCGAGAACACTTCATTGACGAACGGGCTGTCATCGGCCGGTTTCAGTGCCGAGCCGCGCAGGATCATGTCCACCTGCACCGACGGGAAGCTGTCGTTCAAGTCGATGAAGGCTTCCGCCGCGCTCTGCCCGCCGCCGATGATCGCAATGCTCATCGGTTGGTTGTTCACGCACGGCTGTTTGGCCATCTGTGCCAGGTACTGGGAGTGATGGAACACGCGACTGTCATTCTTCAGCGCCTTGAACACTTCGGGAATGCGCGGGGTGCCGCCGGCGCTGACCACCACCGAACGGGTGGTGCGAACGTGCTGCTGACCCTGGGTATCGCGGGAGATCACCCGCAGCGCTTCGACCTGCTGGTTGTGCAACACCGGCTCGATCGTCAGCACTTCTTCACCGTAACGGCTCTGCGCTTCGAACTGCGCGGCGACCCAACGCAGGTAATCGTTGTACTCCATGCGGCACGGATAAAAGGTGCCGAGGTTGATGAAGTCCACCAGACGACCGTGGTGCTTGAGGTAATTGACGAACGAGTAAGGGCTGGTCGGGTTGCGCAGGGTCACCAGGTCCTTGAGGAAGGAAATCTGCAGCTCGCTCTGGGTCACCAGGGTGTTGCCGTGCCAGCGATAATTGGCCTGCTTGTCGAGAAACACGACATCCAGTTCGCCCTGGCTCGGCCCGCGCTCTTGCAGAGCGATGGCCAGCGCCAGGTTCGAAGGGCCGAAACCGACGCCGATCAGGTCGTGAACGATGGGCGATGCAATTGCCTGTGTCATTTCCAGTGTCCTCTGGATGATCCCCCCAGCAGCGGGGCGTAAGCCTGAATGACCTGACCGGCCTGGAGCAGGACAGCAGATCGTCTGTTGATAGGGAACGAGGACAATGAAACAAAATTTAATATAGTTTTTTCACGGGCCCGACGCGGTCAATGGGCATCCCACTGCCGCATCCGTACGCGGCAATGCTTCATGGCATTGACGATGTGCTTCTCCACCAGGGCCCGGGAAATCCCCAACTGTTCGGCGATCTCGGGGTGGGACAAACCCTCGATCTTGCGCAGCAGGAAACTCTCGCGGCATAGCCGCGGCAGTTCCGCCAGGGCGCGCTGGAGCATGTCCAGGCGCTGGCCGTGATCGAGACTGTTGTGCGGCGAGGGGGTGAAGTAGCGTTCTTCGTTGTCGAGCACTTCCAGCGACTCGACCTGACGCAGGGCATTGCGCCGATGGTCATCGATCACCAGATTCAGCGCGGTGCGATACAGGAAAGCCCTGGGCTGCTCGATCGGCGTGTCGCTGGAACGCTCCAGAATCCGCAAATAAGCGTCATGCACCACATCTTCGGCCACCTGACGGTTGCCCAGCTTGGCGTTCAGGAAACACACCAGCTCGCGATAGTAGTTTTCCAACATGACTCCCGGCCGCACCCGTGCGGTTTCTATCCTTGAGCCACCGCGACAACCACCAAAAAAGGCAGCGGCACGATAGTGGCAATTTGAGTCGCGTAATTTATAGTAATTCTCATATAGATTTAAAGCGTTGCTTTGTCCTGCCCGATAAATAGTAAGTGTTACACCATATGTCTTTAGCTAAATTGCCCGCCGCTTTCCTCGTTTACAGGACAGCTCCCCGTCCCTGCCGGCTCCCCGGCAGTGTTCAACCGAACGACGGGCCGATACTCATTGGCCGGAACCCTGCATGAAACGTCCCCGACAGACCCGACGCGCCCTGCTAGTAGCCCTGTGTCTGCTCCCCGTTATCGCCGTCGCCGCCTGGCAGATCATTCCCCCCGGTCGTGATCAGTTCGCCACCGTCCCCGTGACCCGGGGCGACATCGAAAGCAGCGTCACGGCCCTGGGCACCTTGCAGCCGCGACGTTATGTCGACGTGGGCGCCCAGGCGTCGGGGCAGATCCAGAAGATCCACGTGGAAGTCGGCGACCGGGTCAAGGAAGGCCAACTGCTGGTGGAAATCGATCCC carries:
- a CDS encoding SidA/IucD/PvdA family monooxygenase gives rise to the protein MTQAIASPIVHDLIGVGFGPSNLALAIALQERGPSQGELDVVFLDKQANYRWHGNTLVTQSELQISFLKDLVTLRNPTSPYSFVNYLKHHGRLVDFINLGTFYPCRMEYNDYLRWVAAQFEAQSRYGEEVLTIEPVLHNQQVEALRVISRDTQGQQHVRTTRSVVVSAGGTPRIPEVFKALKNDSRVFHHSQYLAQMAKQPCVNNQPMSIAIIGGGQSAAEAFIDLNDSFPSVQVDMILRGSALKPADDSPFVNEVFSPEFTDLVFQQASSERERLVNEYHNTNYSVVDIDLIERIYGIFYRQKVSGIARHAFRTLTTLEKATATERGIELAVRNNATGELTVRHYDAVVLATGYERQMHRKLLAPLEQYLGDFEVDRNYKLITDERCKAGIYMQGFCQASHGLSDTLLSILPIRADEIASSLYDHGRARGQGRSVMDLLLATAS
- a CDS encoding sigma-70 family RNA polymerase sigma factor, producing the protein MLENYYRELVCFLNAKLGNRQVAEDVVHDAYLRILERSSDTPIEQPRAFLYRTALNLVIDDHRRNALRQVESLEVLDNEERYFTPSPHNSLDHGQRLDMLQRALAELPRLCRESFLLRKIEGLSHPEIAEQLGISRALVEKHIVNAMKHCRVRMRQWDAH